The following proteins are co-located in the Spinactinospora alkalitolerans genome:
- a CDS encoding aldehyde dehydrogenase (NADP(+)), translating into MSTYPDTSAQELENTLAAAQGAAREFSALRPRERAAAVRAAADALDAAADELVPVAREESHLPEPRLRGELARTTFQLRLFAELVEDGGYLRASLDTADPEWPPGARPDLRRMMIPLGPVVVFGASNFPFAFSVAGGDTAAALAAGCPVIVKAHPGHPELSTRTARIVAGALAEAGAPKGVFSLIHGEEAGRLAVQDPRVKAGAFTGSLAGGRALGDLAASRPEPIPFYAEMESLNPVFVTERAAAERGDEVAEGYAGSYTMGAGQFCTKPGLLFVPEGSGIEEAVAERVRGLASAQLLNDRVMGGYDSGLERLSGHDAVRTVVPGGTGEAGERSPALLATTVDEVLRHGEELMAECFGPASLLVTYTDEAQLVAAARALRGQLTATVQGTPAEAGEGAVRELLDELRDRAGRVLWNSWPTGVAVTHAMHHGGPYPATSVPLHTSVGTAAIERFMRPVTYQAMPDELLPEALRDANPLGVPRSVNGGAPDRDA; encoded by the coding sequence ATGAGCACCTACCCCGACACCTCGGCGCAGGAGCTCGAGAACACCCTCGCCGCCGCGCAGGGCGCGGCCCGGGAGTTCTCGGCGCTGCGCCCCCGGGAGCGCGCCGCCGCCGTGCGAGCGGCGGCCGACGCGCTGGACGCCGCGGCCGACGAGCTCGTCCCCGTCGCGCGGGAGGAGTCGCACCTGCCCGAGCCCCGGCTGCGCGGTGAACTGGCGCGCACCACCTTCCAGCTGCGGCTGTTCGCCGAGCTGGTGGAGGACGGCGGCTACCTGCGCGCCTCCCTCGACACCGCCGACCCCGAGTGGCCGCCCGGGGCCCGGCCCGACCTGCGCCGCATGATGATCCCGCTGGGGCCGGTGGTGGTCTTCGGCGCGAGCAACTTCCCCTTCGCCTTCAGCGTGGCGGGCGGGGACACCGCCGCGGCCCTGGCGGCGGGCTGCCCCGTCATCGTCAAGGCGCACCCCGGCCACCCGGAGCTGTCGACCCGCACCGCGCGGATCGTCGCCGGCGCCCTGGCCGAGGCCGGTGCGCCGAAGGGCGTCTTCAGCCTGATCCACGGCGAAGAGGCGGGACGTCTCGCGGTCCAGGATCCGCGGGTGAAGGCCGGCGCCTTCACCGGCTCCCTGGCCGGCGGGCGCGCGCTGGGCGACCTGGCCGCCTCGCGTCCGGAGCCGATCCCCTTCTACGCCGAGATGGAGAGCCTGAACCCCGTCTTCGTGACCGAGCGCGCGGCCGCCGAGCGCGGTGACGAGGTCGCCGAGGGCTACGCGGGCTCCTACACGATGGGTGCGGGCCAGTTCTGCACCAAGCCCGGGCTGCTGTTCGTCCCCGAGGGCTCCGGCATCGAGGAGGCCGTCGCCGAGCGGGTGCGCGGGCTGGCGTCTGCACAGCTGCTCAACGACCGGGTCATGGGCGGGTACGACTCCGGACTGGAGCGGCTGTCCGGGCACGACGCCGTGCGCACGGTCGTCCCCGGCGGCACCGGCGAGGCGGGAGAGCGCAGCCCCGCCCTGCTCGCCACGACGGTCGACGAGGTGCTGCGGCACGGCGAGGAGCTGATGGCGGAGTGCTTCGGCCCCGCGTCCCTCCTCGTCACCTACACCGACGAGGCGCAGCTGGTGGCGGCGGCGCGCGCCCTGCGCGGGCAGCTGACCGCGACGGTGCAGGGCACCCCCGCCGAAGCGGGGGAGGGGGCCGTGCGCGAGCTGCTGGACGAGCTGCGCGACCGCGCGGGCCGCGTGCTCTGGAACTCCTGGCCGACGGGGGTCGCCGTGACGCACGCGATGCACCACGGGGGGCCCTACCCGGCCACGTCGGTTCCGCTGCACACCTCGGTGGGGACGGCGGCCATCGAGCGCTTCATGCGCCCGGTGACCTACCAGGCGATGCCCGACGAACTCCTGCCCGAGGCGCTGCGGGACGCCAACCCGCTGGGCGTGCCGCGCAGCGTGAACGGAGGGGCGCCCGACCGGGACGCCTGA
- a CDS encoding NmrA family NAD(P)-binding protein, whose translation MTILVTGATGNVGRPLVERLLAAGHRVRALTRTPEKAGLPAGAEVVAGDLTEAASLSAAFEGVVAAHLISFNGADFAPLANGAEIMDLAKRAGVRRVTVLKEDVAKSPLDEAVEASGLEWTHLMPVEFMSNVLEWAESVRTEGVVREAFAEAKSAMVHEADIASVAATALTGDGHAGREYWLTGPEVLTHPDKVRTIGDVLDRDVRYVELGGDEIVAEWRRSGFSEDDIEFFLAMRTDPPEAGYTVLPTVEEVTGRPARTFAQWVRENAAAFGG comes from the coding sequence ATGACCATTCTCGTGACCGGCGCCACCGGCAACGTGGGCCGCCCGCTCGTCGAGCGGCTTCTGGCCGCCGGGCACCGGGTCCGCGCCCTCACCCGCACCCCGGAGAAGGCCGGCCTCCCGGCCGGCGCCGAAGTGGTCGCGGGCGACCTGACCGAGGCGGCGAGCCTGTCCGCGGCCTTCGAGGGCGTCGTCGCCGCACATCTGATCAGCTTCAACGGAGCGGACTTCGCGCCGCTGGCCAACGGCGCGGAGATCATGGACCTGGCGAAACGGGCCGGCGTGCGCAGGGTGACGGTCCTCAAGGAGGACGTGGCGAAGAGCCCACTGGACGAGGCGGTCGAGGCCAGCGGGCTGGAGTGGACCCACCTGATGCCGGTGGAGTTCATGTCCAACGTCCTGGAGTGGGCGGAGTCGGTCCGGACCGAAGGCGTGGTCCGCGAGGCGTTCGCCGAGGCCAAGAGCGCGATGGTCCACGAAGCCGACATCGCCTCGGTCGCCGCGACCGCGCTGACCGGCGACGGCCACGCCGGCCGGGAGTACTGGCTGACCGGGCCGGAGGTGCTGACCCACCCGGACAAGGTGCGCACGATCGGCGACGTCCTCGACCGCGACGTGCGCTACGTCGAACTCGGCGGGGACGAGATCGTCGCGGAGTGGCGCCGCAGCGGCTTCTCCGAGGACGACATCGAGTTCTTCCTGGCCATGCGGACCGACCCGCCGGAGGCCGGGTACACCGTGCTGCCCACCGTGGAGGAGGTCACCGGCCGCCCGGCCCGGACCTTCGCACAGTGGGTGCGGGAGAACGCCGCCGCCTTCGGAGGCTGA
- a CDS encoding mandelate racemase/muconate lactonizing enzyme family protein, whose amino-acid sequence MRIASTSASVRRFPLHGTWDGGVSFHDVVVVTVTTDTGAEGIGFAWTPRVGAQAVRAVIEEDCAPLLEGRDPAPAPRWEQLYAHLHEAGPGGITAMALAAVDIALWDLRARSFEVSLVELIGRRRDSVPCYGSGVNLDRSLEELCDQVRRFTAAGHTAVKMKVGSPDLERDLERVARVREILGPQGRLMVDANQRWDLSRASRALGALARFDPYWIEEPLAADDLEAHARLRAVTPIPFAIGENLRTVRAFRDALVRGVCDIAQPNVVRVGGITPFLRIADLAAAFSVPIAPHLLPDLSAQLAQCVPAVEMVEDIERASFADLGALERPSGVSVGPSGATSSTPPGHGLVFAAPPQ is encoded by the coding sequence ATGAGGATCGCGAGCACGTCCGCGTCGGTGCGGAGGTTCCCGCTGCACGGCACCTGGGACGGCGGCGTCTCCTTCCACGACGTCGTCGTGGTCACCGTCACCACCGACACCGGCGCCGAGGGCATCGGGTTCGCCTGGACGCCGCGGGTCGGCGCCCAGGCCGTGCGCGCGGTCATCGAGGAGGACTGCGCGCCGCTGCTGGAGGGCCGCGACCCCGCGCCGGCCCCGCGGTGGGAGCAGCTCTACGCCCACCTGCACGAGGCCGGTCCCGGCGGGATCACCGCGATGGCGCTCGCAGCGGTCGACATCGCGCTGTGGGACCTGCGCGCCCGCTCCTTCGAGGTGAGCCTGGTCGAGCTCATCGGCCGCCGCAGGGACTCGGTGCCCTGCTACGGCAGCGGGGTCAACCTGGACCGCAGCCTGGAGGAGCTGTGCGACCAGGTGCGCCGGTTCACCGCGGCGGGACACACCGCGGTCAAGATGAAGGTCGGCTCCCCCGACCTCGAACGCGACCTGGAGCGCGTCGCCAGGGTGCGGGAGATCCTGGGCCCGCAGGGCCGGCTGATGGTCGACGCCAACCAGCGGTGGGACCTGTCGCGCGCCTCCCGGGCGCTGGGCGCCCTGGCCCGGTTCGACCCGTACTGGATCGAGGAGCCGCTGGCAGCCGACGACCTGGAGGCCCATGCGCGGCTGCGGGCGGTCACGCCGATCCCGTTCGCGATCGGGGAGAACCTGCGCACCGTGCGGGCCTTCCGCGACGCGCTGGTGCGCGGCGTGTGCGACATCGCCCAGCCCAACGTGGTGCGGGTCGGGGGGATCACCCCCTTCCTGCGCATCGCCGACCTCGCGGCCGCGTTCAGCGTCCCGATCGCCCCCCACCTGCTTCCCGACCTCTCCGCGCAGCTCGCCCAGTGCGTTCCGGCGGTGGAGATGGTCGAGGACATCGAGCGGGCCTCCTTCGCCGACCTGGGCGCCCTGGAACGCCCCTCCGGGGTGTCCGTGGGCCCGTCCGGGGCGACGAGCTCCACCCCTCCGGGGCACGGGCTGGTGTTCGCCGCGCCCCCGCAGTAG
- a CDS encoding TRAP transporter small permease, with translation MIVGVALLFVISALMLTQASQRHLPVVGWVWTGELARYALVWLTFSLAGYLVGRDEHITLKLADFLPWAGVKRTIWILSNLVVAAVCLTFTVEAAELVLSASPQTTPALGIPVSWTYAIPMAGLALAALRAVANAFLPGSPDPDALPAEGADPEEPIR, from the coding sequence ATGATCGTCGGTGTCGCGCTGCTGTTCGTGATCTCCGCGTTGATGCTGACTCAGGCGAGCCAGCGCCACCTGCCCGTCGTCGGCTGGGTCTGGACCGGTGAGCTCGCCCGCTACGCGCTGGTGTGGCTGACCTTCTCCCTGGCCGGATACCTGGTGGGCCGTGATGAGCACATCACCCTGAAGCTGGCCGACTTCCTGCCCTGGGCCGGGGTCAAGCGCACGATCTGGATCCTGTCGAACCTCGTGGTCGCGGCCGTGTGCCTGACGTTCACCGTTGAGGCCGCCGAACTGGTGCTCAGCGCTTCGCCGCAGACCACGCCGGCGCTCGGCATCCCCGTGTCCTGGACCTACGCGATCCCCATGGCCGGGCTGGCCCTGGCCGCGCTGCGCGCCGTCGCCAACGCGTTCCTGCCGGGATCCCCCGATCCCGACGCGCTGCCCGCCGAAGGCGCCGACCCGGAGGAGCCGATTCGATGA
- a CDS encoding VOC family protein, translating to MFGDSRAFSGFSVDDPAAARRFYGETLGLKVSEVEGMEEYGLLTLHIAGGGDILVYPKPDHVPAAHTVLNFPVDDIDAAVDELGRRGVRLLRYDGLDQDDKGVSRGGAR from the coding sequence ATGTTCGGTGACAGCAGGGCGTTCAGCGGTTTCTCGGTGGACGACCCCGCCGCGGCCAGGCGGTTCTACGGCGAAACGCTCGGGCTGAAGGTGTCGGAGGTCGAGGGGATGGAGGAGTACGGCCTGCTCACCCTGCACATCGCGGGCGGCGGCGACATCCTGGTCTACCCGAAGCCCGACCACGTGCCGGCGGCCCACACCGTCCTCAACTTCCCGGTGGACGACATCGACGCGGCCGTCGACGAGTTGGGCAGGCGGGGCGTGCGCCTTCTGCGCTACGACGGCCTCGACCAGGACGACAAGGGCGTCAGCCGCGGCGGGGCCCGCTGA
- a CDS encoding TRAP transporter large permease, with product MSAGLVILGILVLLALRVPIAFAILGPCVTYMAVTDQSTGLSLRTAAQEVNSFPLLAVPLFVLVGVTANHTGIAERIFAFAQVLFGRVRGSLGYVNIGVSVGFSWMSGAALADVAGLGKMEVPAMVRRGYPRRFALGLSAASSLISPIMPPSIPAIVYASVAAVSTAALFAAAVVPAFLVAGGLVLAVFLWSRDKPHLAGRRATRGEVSAATVRVIGPLGAPVILLGGILGGLFTPTEAAAVGAAYVMVLGFCYRELSLRTLWRIAVETATAAASIAIILAASGLLGWILARERVPQDVASFLLGLTDSPVVFLLLVNLVLILIGMVLEPVAALVITVPVLLPIAVQFGVDPVHFGVIAILNLMLGLLTPPIGGVLFVLGSATRSPMHEVFRGTAPFLIPLVLVLVLLTVAPDLVLFLPDHLGL from the coding sequence ATGAGTGCCGGACTGGTCATCCTGGGAATCCTCGTCCTGCTGGCGCTGCGGGTCCCCATCGCCTTCGCCATCCTCGGCCCGTGCGTCACCTACATGGCGGTGACCGACCAGTCCACCGGCCTGAGCCTGCGGACGGCCGCGCAGGAGGTCAACAGCTTCCCGCTGCTCGCGGTCCCCCTGTTCGTCCTGGTCGGTGTCACCGCCAACCACACCGGCATCGCCGAGCGCATCTTCGCCTTCGCCCAGGTGCTCTTCGGCCGGGTGCGCGGGAGCCTTGGCTACGTCAACATCGGCGTGAGCGTCGGCTTCTCCTGGATGAGCGGGGCCGCGCTGGCCGACGTCGCCGGGCTGGGCAAGATGGAGGTCCCGGCGATGGTCCGCCGCGGCTACCCCCGCCGCTTCGCTCTGGGGCTCTCCGCGGCGTCCAGCCTGATCAGCCCGATCATGCCGCCCAGCATCCCCGCGATCGTCTACGCGTCGGTCGCCGCGGTGTCCACCGCGGCCCTGTTCGCGGCCGCGGTGGTCCCCGCCTTTCTGGTCGCCGGCGGGCTCGTCCTGGCCGTGTTCCTCTGGAGCCGCGACAAGCCCCACCTGGCGGGTCGGCGCGCGACGCGGGGCGAGGTGAGCGCGGCCACCGTGCGCGTCATCGGCCCGCTCGGCGCACCGGTCATCCTGCTCGGCGGCATCCTCGGCGGGCTCTTCACCCCCACCGAGGCCGCCGCGGTTGGCGCGGCCTACGTCATGGTGCTCGGCTTCTGCTACCGCGAGCTCAGCCTCCGCACACTGTGGCGGATCGCGGTGGAGACCGCGACGGCAGCGGCGTCCATCGCGATCATCCTGGCGGCCTCCGGACTCCTCGGATGGATCCTCGCCCGCGAACGGGTGCCGCAGGACGTCGCGTCGTTCCTGCTGGGCCTCACCGACAGCCCGGTCGTGTTCCTCCTCCTGGTCAACCTCGTCCTGATCCTCATCGGCATGGTCCTGGAGCCGGTCGCCGCGCTGGTGATCACCGTGCCGGTGCTGCTGCCGATCGCCGTGCAGTTCGGTGTGGACCCGGTGCACTTCGGCGTCATCGCGATCCTGAACCTCATGCTGGGCCTGCTCACTCCGCCCATCGGCGGCGTGCTCTTCGTCCTCGGTTCGGCGACCAGGTCACCGATGCACGAGGTGTTCCGCGGCACCGCCCCGTTCCTGATCCCGCTCGTACTGGTCCTCGTGCTGCTGACCGTGGCGCCGGATCTGGTCCTGTTCCTCCCCGACCACCTGGGCCTCTAA
- a CDS encoding LacI family DNA-binding transcriptional regulator, whose amino-acid sequence MSSPKRTTIYDVAREAGVAASTVSRAFSNPRRVNATTREHVLEIAERLGYRPNPLATALQSGRTATIAMLVPDITNPHFFGTIHGAERRASAAGITFILSYTEESADNERSQIERLARSVDGFVLAASRMSDGTTVELAREHNLVLVNREVEGLPSAVVDNGPGSWQIVEHLASLGHRSLVYLSGPHQSWLAGERWRALRAGAEQRGMTAARLGPFPPRVVGGGAAADAALVSGATAVVAHNDLLAIGILRRFAERGVRVPQEISVVGYDDIFGADFCVPALTTLAGPHEEAGRAAVELLLRRGSPSAAETAPRRVTLSSHLVIRDSTGPAPR is encoded by the coding sequence ATGAGCTCCCCCAAGCGCACGACCATCTACGACGTCGCCCGCGAGGCCGGCGTCGCGGCCTCCACCGTCTCCCGCGCCTTCAGCAATCCCCGGCGGGTCAACGCCACCACCCGCGAACACGTGCTGGAGATCGCCGAACGCCTCGGCTACCGGCCCAACCCGCTCGCCACCGCCCTGCAGTCGGGGCGCACGGCCACGATCGCGATGCTCGTCCCCGACATCACCAACCCGCACTTCTTCGGCACGATCCACGGCGCGGAGCGCCGGGCGAGCGCGGCGGGGATCACCTTCATCCTCAGCTACACCGAGGAGTCCGCCGACAACGAGCGCAGCCAGATCGAGCGGCTGGCCCGGTCGGTGGACGGCTTCGTGCTCGCGGCGAGCCGGATGTCGGACGGCACGACCGTCGAACTCGCCAGGGAGCACAACCTCGTTCTGGTGAACAGAGAGGTCGAAGGGCTGCCCAGCGCGGTCGTCGACAACGGACCGGGAAGCTGGCAGATCGTGGAGCACCTGGCCTCACTGGGGCACCGTTCGCTGGTCTACCTCTCCGGACCGCACCAGTCGTGGCTCGCCGGGGAGCGGTGGCGCGCGCTGCGCGCGGGAGCGGAGCAGCGGGGTATGACGGCGGCGCGGCTGGGACCGTTCCCACCGCGAGTCGTCGGCGGCGGCGCGGCCGCGGACGCCGCCCTGGTCTCCGGGGCGACGGCCGTCGTGGCCCACAACGACCTGCTGGCGATCGGCATCCTGCGCCGGTTCGCCGAGCGCGGCGTGCGCGTCCCCCAGGAGATCAGCGTGGTCGGCTACGACGACATCTTCGGCGCCGACTTCTGCGTGCCCGCGCTCACCACCCTCGCCGGCCCGCACGAGGAGGCGGGCCGCGCCGCCGTGGAGCTCCTCCTGAGGAGAGGATCCCCCTCCGCCGCGGAGACGGCCCCCCGCCGCGTCACCCTCTCCTCCCACCTCGTCATCCGCGACTCCACCGGCCCGGCTCCGAGGTGA
- a CDS encoding MFS transporter, whose amino-acid sequence METETLTGRGTRAGRREWLGLAVLALPTLLLSLDMSVLYLALPHMAADLRPTSSQLLWIMDVYGFMIAGFLITMGTLGDRIGRRRLLLIGAAAFGAASVLAAYSTSAEMLIAARTVLGVAGATLMPSTLALISNMFTDPKQRSMAIAAWMSCFMGGTAIGPVVGGVLLEWFWWGSVFLLGVPVMVLLLVAAPVLLPEYRAPAAGRLDLVGVALSLAAILPIVYGLKELAKDGPSVGAAAAIAVGAAVGAVFVRRQLRSADPLLDLRLFRSRSFGAAVAAMMAGAVVMGGMFLLISQYLQMVGGLSPLRAGLWLIPPAVAMIIGTLLAPSLAQRIGRGNVIGGGMAVTAVGFAVLTQAPATGGAAVVVLGMVIAVIGLGPGGALGTDIVVGSVPPEKAGSAASMSETSGEFGIAMGVALLGSLSTAIYRGEVTVAEDVPAEAAAATRDTLAGAVAAAERLPADAAVHLLEPAREAFTHGLNAVAGLGAVAMAVFAVLTVVLLRPGRPSGEHRPTGQGTAQEPEREVERAAAP is encoded by the coding sequence ATGGAAACCGAAACCCTGACCGGGCGCGGGACTCGGGCCGGGCGGCGCGAGTGGCTCGGGCTCGCGGTGCTGGCGCTGCCGACGCTGCTGCTGTCGCTCGACATGAGCGTGCTGTACCTGGCGCTGCCGCACATGGCCGCCGACCTCCGGCCCACCAGCAGCCAACTGCTGTGGATCATGGACGTCTACGGGTTCATGATCGCCGGGTTCCTGATCACCATGGGCACGCTCGGCGACCGGATCGGCCGCCGCAGGCTGCTGCTGATCGGGGCCGCGGCGTTCGGCGCCGCCTCCGTCCTCGCCGCGTACTCGACCAGCGCCGAGATGCTGATCGCGGCGCGCACCGTGCTCGGCGTCGCCGGCGCCACCCTGATGCCCTCCACGCTGGCGCTGATCAGCAACATGTTCACCGACCCCAAGCAGCGGTCGATGGCGATCGCGGCGTGGATGAGCTGCTTCATGGGCGGCACCGCGATCGGCCCGGTGGTCGGCGGGGTGCTGCTGGAGTGGTTCTGGTGGGGGTCGGTGTTCCTGCTCGGGGTGCCGGTCATGGTGCTGCTGCTGGTCGCCGCTCCGGTGCTGCTGCCCGAGTACCGCGCCCCGGCCGCGGGGCGGCTCGACCTGGTCGGCGTGGCCCTGTCCCTGGCGGCGATCCTGCCGATCGTCTACGGGCTCAAGGAGCTGGCCAAGGACGGCCCGTCGGTCGGGGCGGCCGCGGCGATCGCGGTGGGCGCCGCGGTCGGGGCGGTGTTCGTGCGCAGGCAGTTGCGGTCGGCCGACCCGCTGCTGGACCTGCGCCTGTTCCGCAGCCGCTCGTTCGGCGCCGCGGTGGCGGCCATGATGGCGGGGGCCGTGGTGATGGGCGGGATGTTCCTGCTCATCTCCCAGTACCTGCAGATGGTCGGCGGGCTCTCGCCGCTGCGGGCGGGCCTGTGGCTGATACCCCCGGCCGTCGCGATGATCATCGGCACGCTGCTGGCCCCGTCGCTCGCGCAGCGGATCGGCCGCGGGAACGTGATCGGCGGCGGCATGGCGGTCACCGCGGTCGGGTTCGCGGTGCTGACCCAGGCCCCGGCCACCGGCGGGGCGGCGGTGGTGGTCCTCGGGATGGTGATCGCCGTGATCGGGCTGGGACCCGGCGGGGCGCTGGGGACCGACATCGTGGTCGGCTCGGTCCCGCCGGAGAAGGCCGGGTCGGCGGCGTCGATGTCGGAGACCAGCGGGGAGTTCGGGATCGCCATGGGGGTGGCGCTGCTGGGCAGCCTCAGCACCGCGATCTACCGGGGCGAGGTCACCGTCGCCGAGGACGTCCCGGCCGAGGCGGCCGCCGCCACCCGCGACACCCTCGCCGGCGCGGTCGCCGCGGCCGAGCGGCTCCCCGCCGACGCAGCCGTCCACCTGCTCGAACCGGCCCGCGAGGCGTTCACCCACGGACTGAACGCGGTCGCGGGGCTGGGCGCGGTCGCGATGGCGGTGTTCGCCGTGCTCACCGTGGTGCTGCTCCGGCCGGGGCGCCCGAGCGGCGAGCACCGGCCGACCGGGCAGGGGACCGCGCAGGAGCCGGAGCGGGAGGTCGAGCGGGCCGCCGCCCCCTGA
- a CDS encoding VOC family protein, with protein sequence MTKPKLDGMLLASTDPERLHAWYAALDPEEDSKVDSYRVLKFGGFHLLIDSREDIGGGNPEPGRMIVNFDVTDVRAIAERLDGMGTRWLAEIEDRDGSLFATAIDPDGNYVQFIQLSEEHRAAM encoded by the coding sequence ATGACGAAGCCCAAGCTGGACGGCATGCTGCTCGCCAGCACCGACCCGGAGCGGCTGCACGCGTGGTACGCCGCGCTGGACCCCGAGGAGGACAGCAAGGTCGACTCCTACCGGGTGCTCAAGTTCGGCGGGTTCCACCTGCTGATCGACTCCCGCGAGGACATCGGGGGCGGCAACCCCGAGCCCGGCCGGATGATCGTCAACTTCGACGTGACCGACGTGCGCGCCATCGCCGAGCGCCTCGACGGCATGGGCACGCGCTGGCTCGCCGAGATCGAGGACCGGGACGGCAGCCTGTTCGCCACGGCGATCGACCCCGACGGCAACTACGTCCAGTTCATCCAGCTCAGCGAGGAGCACCGAGCGGCCATGTAG